In Candidatus Omnitrophota bacterium, a genomic segment contains:
- the rfbD gene encoding dTDP-4-dehydrorhamnose reductase, which translates to MQKKHQILITGSSGMLGIDLSQELGGGCEVVGADIVHSPQSIVHSFKECDITDEKVVLDVVTEVRPDIVIHTAAMTDVDECETNKDKAYKINSEGTWNVALGCKKINASLIYISTDFVFDGKKKEPYKESDKVSPLSVYGDSKLKGEEAVKKAIKRYFIVRTSWLYGGHGKNFVDTILLKAKAGQTLKVVDDQSGSPTYTKDLAKALHALLDKMFTGSGLEIADYGTYHVSNSGSVSWCDYAKEIIRSAGLKIKVAPISSEELDRPAKRPAMSVLDNSKFRVFTDYRMRGWKEALRDYMTANVT; encoded by the coding sequence ATGCAGAAAAAACATCAAATACTGATAACCGGCTCAAGCGGGATGCTCGGGATCGATCTTTCACAGGAATTGGGCGGGGGCTGTGAGGTGGTGGGAGCGGATATAGTCCACAGTCCACAGTCCATAGTCCATAGTTTTAAGGAATGCGACATAACGGACGAAAAGGTTGTTCTCGATGTTGTTACGGAAGTAAGGCCTGATATTGTCATCCATACTGCCGCAATGACGGATGTAGACGAATGTGAAACCAATAAAGATAAAGCTTATAAAATAAATTCCGAGGGGACTTGGAATGTGGCGCTCGGATGTAAAAAGATTAACGCATCGCTCATTTACATAAGCACCGATTTTGTGTTTGATGGGAAGAAGAAGGAGCCTTACAAAGAGTCGGATAAAGTCAGCCCATTGAGTGTTTACGGTGATTCGAAGCTTAAAGGCGAAGAGGCCGTGAAAAAGGCTATAAAGAGGTATTTTATCGTCCGAACGAGCTGGCTTTACGGAGGGCATGGCAAGAATTTTGTGGATACCATTCTCTTGAAAGCGAAAGCCGGGCAAACGTTGAAAGTGGTCGATGACCAGTCCGGATCGCCTACATATACGAAAGACCTGGCTAAGGCGCTGCATGCGCTGTTGGACAAGATGTTCACTGGTAGCGGATTAGAAATTGCGGATTATGGAACATATCACGTGTCAAATTCCGGCAGCGTCTCCTGGTGCGATTACGCGAAAGAGATAATAAGGTCAGCCGGTTTGAAGATAAAAGTGGCGCCGATCTCTTCGGAAGAATTAGACAGGCCGGCGAAAAGGCCGGCTATGTCTGTGCTGGATAATTCAAAGTTCAGGGTGTTTACGGATTACCGGATGCGTGGATGGAAGGAAGCGTTAAGGGACTATATGACTGCAAATGTTACGTAA
- a CDS encoding UDP-glucose/GDP-mannose dehydrogenase family protein produces the protein MRLGIIGSGYVGLVTGACLADLGNTVICMDSDESKIKRLRKGDIPIYEPGLEEMIRRNNKEGRLSFTADLKETVKKSDIIFICVGTPPRDNGEADLSFVENVARDIAFSMPSYRLIVEKSTVPVNTGEWIGHIVDVANKKNVKFDVASNPEFLREGSAINDFMHPDRIVIGAASKKAREMLLELYKPLNAQIVLTDIKSAELIKHASNSFLAAKISFINSIANICDKVGADISEVAKGMGMDKRIGEKFLTAGIGFGGFCFPKDLSAFIRISEKLGYDFGILKQVQVVNDHQKKVLMEKIEDALWNLAGKTVGILGLSFKPDTDDIRYAPSLDIIASLLKEKARVKAYDPVAMARMKKVFGKDVKFCKDAYSTAEGSDCLVVVTEWNEFKELDFNKIKRLMRQPIIVDGRNIYNPAEIKKMGFKYTGIGRR, from the coding sequence ATGAGATTAGGGATAATCGGTTCCGGGTATGTGGGGCTTGTTACCGGCGCATGCTTGGCCGATCTTGGCAATACGGTAATATGCATGGATAGTGATGAATCCAAGATTAAGCGCTTGCGCAAAGGCGATATCCCTATATATGAACCAGGTTTGGAGGAGATGATCAGGCGGAACAATAAAGAAGGCAGGCTCTCTTTTACGGCGGATCTGAAAGAGACCGTTAAAAAGTCCGATATCATCTTTATCTGCGTGGGCACTCCCCCCAGAGATAATGGTGAGGCGGATCTGAGCTTTGTCGAGAACGTTGCCAGGGATATAGCTTTTTCAATGCCTTCGTACAGGCTTATTGTTGAAAAATCTACCGTGCCGGTCAATACGGGCGAATGGATCGGTCATATAGTGGATGTAGCGAATAAAAAGAATGTGAAATTTGACGTCGCTTCAAACCCGGAATTCTTAAGGGAAGGCTCCGCCATAAATGATTTCATGCATCCGGACAGGATAGTCATTGGGGCCGCCTCGAAGAAGGCCCGCGAAATGCTCTTAGAGCTCTACAAACCTCTCAACGCGCAGATCGTCCTGACGGACATAAAGAGCGCCGAACTGATTAAACACGCCTCAAACTCTTTTCTTGCCGCAAAGATATCTTTTATCAATTCAATAGCCAATATATGCGATAAGGTCGGCGCCGATATATCCGAGGTCGCCAAAGGGATGGGCATGGACAAGAGGATCGGCGAGAAGTTCCTGACAGCCGGGATCGGGTTCGGAGGATTCTGTTTCCCGAAAGACCTGTCCGCCTTCATAAGGATATCGGAAAAGCTCGGGTATGATTTCGGGATATTGAAACAGGTCCAAGTGGTGAATGACCACCAGAAGAAGGTCCTGATGGAGAAGATAGAGGACGCTTTATGGAACCTTGCCGGCAAGACGGTGGGCATATTAGGGCTCTCTTTCAAGCCGGATACCGACGATATAAGGTATGCGCCTTCCCTCGATATAATCGCCTCGCTTCTTAAGGAGAAGGCCCGTGTAAAGGCGTACGATCCTGTTGCCATGGCCAGGATGAAAAAGGTGTTCGGCAAAGACGTGAAATTCTGCAAGGACGCCTATTCTACGGCGGAGGGCAGCGACTGCCTTGTAGTCGTGACCGAATGGAATGAATTCAAGGAACTGGATTTCAATAAGATAAAGAGATTGATGAGGCAGCCGATAATCGTTGACGGAAGGAATATCTACAACCCCGCCGAGATCAAGAAGATGGGGTTTAAATATACAGGGATCGGGCGTAGATAA
- a CDS encoding dTDP-4-dehydrorhamnose 3,5-epimerase family protein — protein sequence MIHGVKVKRLKVIPDDRGRLMEILRSDDGAFTKFGQVYMTTAFPGVVKAWHYHKKQDDNFTCVQGKMRLALYDARKKSPTYKEVNEFIISLDEPMLVTIPKLIYHGFKCVSDTEAFVINTVTRAYDREKPDEFRLDPYDNDIPYDWRR from the coding sequence ATGATACACGGCGTAAAAGTCAAAAGACTGAAGGTTATCCCCGACGACCGCGGGCGTCTCATGGAGATATTGAGATCCGACGACGGGGCATTTACGAAATTTGGCCAGGTCTATATGACTACAGCCTTCCCCGGGGTCGTCAAGGCATGGCATTACCATAAGAAGCAGGACGACAACTTCACCTGCGTCCAGGGAAAGATGAGGCTCGCCCTTTATGACGCCAGAAAGAAGTCGCCCACCTACAAAGAGGTGAACGAATTTATCATAAGCCTGGATGAGCCGATGCTAGTCACCATACCGAAACTTATTTATCACGGATTCAAATGCGTAAGCGATACGGAGGCTTTTGTCATCAATACCGTTACGAGGGCATATGACCGGGAGAAGCCTGATGAATTCAGACTCGATCCTTATGATAACGATATACCGTATGACTGGAGGAGATAA
- a CDS encoding SDR family oxidoreductase, with protein sequence MMARYLVTGGAGFIGSNIVEELVRRKAKVRVLDSFITGKMENIKPFMGRIELVKGDIRDKRALGKALKSIDFVIHQAALRSVPKSVDDPFTTNDINVFGTLNLLMAAKKAKVKRVVYASSSSVYGDAKTFPQRESDLTSPISPYGVSKLAAENYCITFAKTFGLETVSLRYFNVFGPRQNPESKYSAVIPMFIFQMMKGKPPVVEWDGKQARDFTYVANVVEANLRACVTPGISGEVFNVACGTSISVNEIVNELNEILGTDIKAIRAPKRRGDVRTTYADISKMKSLLRPKKIVPFSEGLRLTIDWFLRSKRTG encoded by the coding sequence ATGATGGCGCGTTACCTGGTTACCGGCGGAGCCGGATTCATAGGATCGAATATAGTAGAAGAGCTTGTCAGGCGCAAGGCGAAGGTAAGGGTGCTCGACAGTTTCATCACCGGGAAGATGGAGAATATAAAACCTTTTATGGGCAGGATAGAGCTCGTAAAAGGTGATATACGGGATAAGAGGGCGCTTGGCAAAGCTCTTAAAAGCATAGATTTTGTAATCCATCAGGCGGCTCTTCGCTCAGTCCCTAAATCGGTTGACGATCCGTTCACGACTAATGACATAAACGTATTCGGCACGCTCAACCTGCTCATGGCCGCGAAGAAGGCGAAGGTGAAGAGGGTCGTCTACGCTTCCTCAAGCTCGGTTTATGGGGACGCTAAGACTTTTCCACAGAGAGAGTCGGACCTTACGTCGCCGATCTCTCCTTACGGCGTATCGAAACTGGCGGCTGAGAACTACTGCATCACTTTTGCTAAGACGTTCGGGCTGGAGACCGTATCGCTCAGGTATTTTAACGTATTCGGCCCACGCCAGAATCCGGAGTCGAAGTATTCAGCCGTCATACCGATGTTCATATTCCAGATGATGAAAGGGAAGCCTCCGGTAGTCGAGTGGGACGGCAAGCAGGCCAGGGACTTTACGTATGTGGCAAATGTAGTCGAAGCGAATTTAAGGGCCTGCGTTACGCCCGGTATATCCGGAGAGGTATTTAATGTGGCATGCGGTACGAGCATTTCAGTTAACGAGATTGTGAATGAGCTGAATGAGATCCTCGGCACGGATATTAAAGCTATCCGCGCGCCCAAGAGAAGGGGAGATGTCCGGACTACATATGCGGACATATCTAAGATGAAGAGCTTGCTGCGGCCGAAAAAGATAGTGCCTTTCAGCGAAGGCCTGCGTCTTACCATCGACTGGTTTCTGAGGTCGAAAAGGACAGGGTAA
- a CDS encoding tetratricopeptide repeat protein produces MFLKNNNVPVIDHGSLSARTVLIVALFCLSLAIQAPDVSAAASNKNEYDYRAIRIKEDRVRAGRIYYDAKMYDKAVELWEKALEIDPNDKNVTNLLNSAKKRLETKSKAAVTKEEGARLKELEAKKIEDAGLEQERQRREELVRKEEERKAKLEQVRLAEEKKPQEEPSAREAPQAEKPEELKAEEPKPEEPKAAVEEEGEPPVRTEEPAPEAVIEEDKLPPSEPEPAVTPPVSAGPEFGAKEPIVVNGDRVEYFQEKQEVVGTGNISITYKDVVLTCDRITVHLDTREGEASGNVKVTQKDAYMTGDRISYNFDTRKGSIVDGYVDAKPFYGRAQQVDKLANKEQVNMERGYFTTCNLDKPHYRVQSREVKIYLDDKVVAKHILLFAGNIPVLYMPYYVQPLNQGKTHVTVIPGESKEWGYYALTSIRYYLDDLNRGDILLDYRSKKGLGMGINHYYDTKRVGNGAVKFYYTYENYLVYRDMGEKRSKYRVQLRHRWDIEEDTAALVEFNKLSDRNFIKDYFYNEYEELGDRPDSYISVITQKTDFSTQFLLRKRFDDFNSVVERLPEYSIDIPNNRIIKDLPIYYQAKASAGYLNQTYDNTGTSSWQKDIGSVRVDVNNQLSYAARFFKALSVTPYGGIENTYYSRNKWGTTNQVRTVFNAGVDNSIKFYKIYDVETNVLGLDINKLRHIITPTANYYFTHQPTISPDNLIQFDEIDARDKQNGIRFAVENRLQTKRLEGDQMKSVDLATLIISTDYAFRLKKHSLATYYEKFKTVDLELELIPYSWAYLLSKMSINTKKYDVQTESIDLVVHRDDKWSVAIGHRYENAGTGRTNLVTFDGNYKINEKWKFRAYGRYNAEKASFEEQEYTIDRDLHCWIAELTYNIKDMGDQSVWFVMKLKAFPEYSIGLKRTYSRPRFGSTGAQ; encoded by the coding sequence GTGTTCCTAAAAAATAACAATGTGCCGGTTATAGATCATGGTTCACTATCAGCGCGCACTGTTCTGATCGTTGCGCTCTTTTGCCTTTCCCTCGCTATCCAGGCCCCGGATGTATCCGCAGCCGCCTCCAATAAGAACGAATACGATTACAGGGCGATCAGGATCAAAGAGGACCGTGTCCGCGCAGGCAGGATCTACTATGACGCAAAGATGTATGATAAGGCCGTTGAACTGTGGGAAAAGGCGCTGGAGATCGACCCGAATGATAAAAATGTGACAAACCTCCTGAACTCCGCAAAGAAACGATTAGAGACAAAATCAAAGGCCGCCGTTACAAAAGAAGAGGGAGCGCGGCTTAAAGAGCTTGAGGCTAAAAAGATAGAAGACGCCGGGCTTGAACAGGAGAGGCAGCGCCGGGAAGAGCTTGTCCGGAAAGAGGAGGAGCGCAAAGCGAAGCTTGAGCAAGTCCGCCTTGCCGAGGAGAAAAAGCCCCAGGAAGAGCCCTCCGCGCGTGAAGCGCCTCAAGCCGAGAAACCCGAAGAGTTGAAGGCTGAAGAGCCGAAACCCGAGGAGCCGAAGGCCGCTGTAGAAGAAGAGGGCGAGCCGCCGGTCCGCACAGAAGAGCCGGCTCCGGAAGCCGTCATAGAAGAGGATAAGCTTCCGCCCTCCGAACCTGAGCCTGCCGTAACCCCTCCGGTATCCGCAGGGCCGGAATTTGGGGCTAAAGAACCCATCGTCGTCAACGGAGATAGAGTCGAGTACTTCCAGGAAAAACAGGAAGTCGTCGGGACCGGCAATATCTCAATAACATATAAAGACGTAGTTCTCACTTGCGACCGGATAACGGTCCATCTCGATACGAGGGAAGGCGAAGCTTCCGGTAACGTTAAGGTAACCCAAAAAGACGCCTACATGACAGGCGACAGGATATCGTATAATTTCGATACGAGAAAAGGGTCTATCGTCGACGGGTATGTCGACGCCAAGCCGTTCTACGGCAGGGCCCAACAAGTCGATAAGCTCGCCAACAAGGAACAGGTCAATATGGAGAGGGGCTATTTCACGACCTGTAACCTCGATAAACCCCACTATCGCGTCCAGTCCCGGGAAGTGAAGATATATCTGGACGATAAGGTCGTGGCCAAACACATATTGTTATTCGCCGGCAATATACCCGTCCTTTACATGCCTTACTATGTGCAGCCGTTGAATCAGGGGAAGACCCATGTTACGGTCATACCCGGAGAGAGCAAGGAGTGGGGATACTACGCGCTCACTTCGATCAGATATTACCTCGACGATCTCAACCGCGGCGACATCCTTCTGGATTACAGGTCGAAGAAGGGGTTGGGGATGGGTATAAATCACTACTACGATACCAAAAGAGTAGGCAATGGCGCCGTAAAGTTCTATTATACTTATGAAAATTACCTGGTTTACAGAGATATGGGCGAAAAGAGATCTAAATACCGCGTCCAGTTAAGGCATCGTTGGGATATAGAAGAGGATACGGCCGCTTTAGTCGAATTCAATAAATTGAGTGACAGGAATTTCATAAAAGATTACTTCTATAATGAATACGAGGAGCTCGGGGACAGGCCGGACAGCTATATATCTGTTATTACCCAGAAGACGGACTTTTCGACGCAGTTTCTTTTGAGGAAGCGTTTTGACGATTTCAACAGCGTCGTCGAACGCCTGCCGGAATACAGCATAGACATACCGAACAACAGGATAATAAAGGATCTCCCCATATATTATCAGGCGAAAGCCAGCGCCGGGTATCTTAATCAGACGTATGATAATACCGGCACAAGTTCGTGGCAGAAAGACATAGGCTCGGTGAGGGTGGATGTGAATAACCAGCTCTCTTACGCGGCGAGATTTTTCAAGGCTTTGAGCGTGACCCCTTACGGCGGCATAGAGAATACATATTATTCCAGGAACAAGTGGGGAACGACGAACCAGGTAAGGACTGTCTTCAACGCCGGCGTGGACAATTCGATAAAATTTTATAAGATATACGACGTTGAGACCAACGTGCTCGGCCTCGATATTAATAAGCTAAGGCATATAATCACTCCGACGGCAAATTACTATTTTACGCACCAGCCGACGATCTCGCCGGATAATCTTATACAATTCGATGAGATCGACGCGCGCGATAAACAGAACGGGATAAGATTTGCCGTTGAGAACAGGCTCCAGACGAAAAGGCTGGAAGGTGACCAGATGAAATCGGTCGACCTGGCAACGCTGATAATCAGCACCGATTATGCGTTCAGGCTGAAAAAACACAGCCTGGCGACCTATTACGAGAAATTCAAGACCGTAGACCTCGAGCTCGAACTTATCCCTTACAGCTGGGCGTATCTTCTCTCCAAGATGAGCATCAATACCAAAAAGTACGACGTCCAGACCGAGAGCATAGACCTGGTAGTGCATAGAGACGATAAATGGTCCGTCGCTATAGGGCACAGGTATGAGAATGCGGGCACCGGCAGGACTAACCTGGTCACGTTTGACGGGAATTATAAGATAAATGAAAAGTGGAAGTTCCGCGCTTATGGAAGATACAACGCGGAAAAGGCCTCTTTCGAAGAGCAGGAATACACTATCGATAGGGACCTCCACTGCTGGATAGCCGAACTTACCTATAATATAAAGGATATGGGGGACCAGAGTGTCTGGTTCGTCATGAAGCTGAAGGCTTTCCCGGAATATTCAATTGGCCTGAAACGCACATATTCCAGGCCCCGATTTGGTTCGACAGGTGCTCAATAA
- a CDS encoding sugar phosphate nucleotidyltransferase: protein MKGVILAGGLGKRLYPLTKITNKHLLPIYSKPMIYYPIRTLVAAGIKDILIVTGGQHAGEFLRLLGNGEEFGLKAINYTYQEGEGGIADALRLARHFADNDRIVVMLGDNIIEKDIKRPVTEFMKQPRGARILLKKVEDPERFGVAEMKGQKIVSIEEKPRRPKSDYAVTGIYMYDNRVFDIIKTLKPSGRGELEITDVNNAYLKKGELAYSVLEGWWTDSGTFDSLLRANNLVAG, encoded by the coding sequence CTGAAAGGCGTGATACTGGCAGGCGGCCTGGGAAAGCGTTTATATCCTCTGACTAAGATAACGAACAAGCACCTATTGCCTATATACAGCAAACCGATGATATATTACCCTATCCGGACGCTGGTCGCCGCGGGCATAAAAGATATATTGATAGTCACCGGAGGCCAGCACGCCGGTGAATTCTTGAGACTGCTCGGCAACGGCGAGGAATTCGGGCTTAAAGCTATCAATTACACTTACCAGGAAGGCGAAGGCGGCATAGCGGACGCATTGAGGCTCGCCCGCCATTTTGCCGATAACGACAGGATAGTCGTGATGCTCGGCGACAATATAATAGAAAAGGATATAAAGAGGCCTGTGACCGAATTCATGAAGCAGCCGAGAGGCGCGAGGATACTGCTCAAGAAAGTCGAAGACCCCGAAAGGTTCGGCGTAGCGGAGATGAAAGGGCAGAAGATCGTCTCGATAGAGGAGAAGCCCAGGAGGCCTAAATCCGATTACGCCGTAACAGGGATCTATATGTATGACAACAGGGTATTCGATATCATAAAGACTCTAAAGCCATCAGGCAGGGGCGAGCTTGAGATAACCGACGTGAATAATGCATATCTCAAAAAGGGAGAGCTCGCGTACAGCGTACTCGAGGGATGGTGGACCGATTCAGGCACGTTCGATTCGCTCTTAAGGGCGAATAACCTGGTTGCGGGATAA
- the rfbB gene encoding dTDP-glucose 4,6-dehydratase — protein MRRLLITGGAGFIGSNFIRYILDKYKDYHIINLDKLTYCGNPANLKGIAKHKNYEFVKGDIANPKLMERLVKNCDVIVNFAAETHVDRSIDDAAAFIKTNVFGTYTLLEAAKKFKTELFIQISTDEVYGSIAKGSFREEDAMKPNSPYSATKASGDLLARSYYTTFGVPVIVTRSSNNFGPYQYPEKVIPLFITNALEDKKVPLYADGMNVRDWLFVEDNCEGIDIVMHKGHPGQAYNIGAGAEITNLELTHIILDILCKDRSLIKFVKDRPGHDKRYSLDITKMKDLGWYPRHDFRSALELAVGWYKKNVSWWKRLVKCRKNIKY, from the coding sequence ATGAGAAGACTGCTGATCACAGGCGGCGCGGGATTCATCGGCTCCAATTTCATCCGCTATATCCTCGATAAATACAAAGACTATCATATCATCAACCTCGATAAACTCACCTATTGCGGTAATCCGGCAAACCTTAAAGGCATAGCGAAACATAAGAATTATGAATTCGTAAAAGGCGATATAGCCAATCCCAAACTTATGGAGAGGTTGGTTAAGAATTGTGATGTTATCGTGAACTTCGCCGCAGAGACCCATGTCGACAGGTCGATAGACGACGCCGCCGCTTTTATCAAGACCAATGTCTTCGGAACGTACACTCTTCTTGAGGCGGCTAAGAAATTCAAGACAGAGTTATTCATCCAGATCTCCACCGACGAGGTGTACGGCAGTATAGCAAAAGGCTCGTTCAGAGAAGAAGACGCTATGAAGCCTAACAGTCCTTATTCTGCGACCAAGGCGTCCGGGGATCTCCTCGCCAGGTCGTATTATACGACATTCGGCGTGCCGGTAATAGTGACGCGCAGCTCCAACAACTTCGGTCCGTACCAGTATCCTGAAAAGGTCATACCGCTTTTCATTACCAATGCGCTGGAGGACAAAAAAGTCCCTCTTTACGCGGACGGCATGAATGTAAGGGACTGGCTATTTGTAGAGGATAACTGTGAAGGCATCGATATCGTCATGCATAAGGGCCATCCTGGCCAGGCCTATAATATCGGAGCGGGAGCCGAGATCACTAACCTGGAACTCACGCATATTATCCTGGATATCCTCTGCAAGGACAGGAGCCTCATCAAATTTGTAAAGGACAGGCCCGGGCACGATAAGAGGTATTCTCTAGACATAACGAAGATGAAAGACCTCGGTTGGTATCCCAGGCATGATTTCAGGTCCGCTCTTGAATTGGCCGTGGGATGGTATAAGAAGAATGTCAGCTGGTGGAAGCGATTGGTTAAATGCAGAAAAAACATCAAATACTGA
- a CDS encoding GGDEF domain-containing protein encodes MLVLISILLMCLAPLSYLCSDRVSLILAASLWLFLYPVSVFLFKADGLSAFLVILVFNCMQACALFYKKIIEDDAQGLRAEYANEEAVKKDLLEKLDKLVALEASIKDKEQATVSFYEITKKMSEKLKFSDIFGVFSAYLKENFQFRRCELLILDRDAPAARLYKRFSARRDGRENDSGEGFDYQKIIEFFVDKPVEIFLSRPDDEEVFAAIGIKDPEIESFTAFPLLFGKNPVAILTVENMPRSDLARFFILATQFTLEIKKVFLYETVEKLAMTDSLTGLYVRQYFYERATEEMQRSGRYKFKFAFIMADIDDFKHTNDTYGHLVGDVILKELGDLIKGSVREIDLACRYGGEEFALVLPETGIEGARLVAERIRKKVAEKVFRAYDEKLNITISIGIAAYPDDSVEVDDLIEKADAALYRAKRAGKNVVYEYKKEYNSEN; translated from the coding sequence TTGCTCGTCTTGATCAGTATACTGCTCATGTGTCTTGCGCCTCTTAGCTACCTGTGCTCGGACAGGGTTTCGCTTATCCTGGCCGCGTCGTTGTGGCTCTTTCTCTATCCTGTATCCGTATTTCTATTTAAGGCGGACGGCTTAAGCGCGTTCCTTGTTATCCTTGTCTTCAATTGTATGCAGGCATGCGCCCTGTTCTATAAAAAAATAATTGAGGATGACGCTCAGGGGTTGCGCGCGGAATACGCAAATGAAGAAGCCGTGAAAAAAGACCTTCTGGAGAAACTTGACAAACTGGTCGCCCTGGAAGCCTCGATAAAGGATAAGGAGCAGGCCACAGTAAGCTTTTATGAGATAACCAAGAAGATGTCGGAAAAACTTAAATTCAGTGACATATTCGGCGTATTCAGCGCTTACCTGAAAGAGAACTTCCAGTTCAGGCGGTGCGAGCTCCTTATACTTGACCGGGACGCTCCGGCCGCGCGCCTGTATAAGAGATTCAGCGCGCGCCGCGACGGCCGGGAGAACGATTCCGGCGAGGGGTTTGATTACCAGAAGATCATAGAATTCTTTGTAGATAAGCCGGTAGAGATATTCCTGTCGAGGCCGGACGATGAAGAGGTCTTCGCAGCGATAGGAATAAAAGACCCGGAGATAGAGAGCTTTACGGCCTTTCCGCTGTTGTTCGGGAAGAATCCGGTGGCCATATTGACGGTCGAGAATATGCCCAGGTCGGATCTGGCCAGGTTCTTCATACTAGCGACGCAATTTACTCTTGAAATAAAGAAGGTCTTCCTTTATGAGACGGTTGAAAAACTGGCCATGACGGATTCCCTTACGGGTCTCTATGTCCGGCAATATTTTTACGAGAGGGCGACCGAGGAGATGCAGAGATCCGGCAGGTATAAATTCAAATTTGCCTTTATTATGGCCGATATAGATGATTTCAAGCATACCAACGATACTTACGGCCATCTGGTCGGGGACGTCATATTGAAGGAGCTGGGAGACCTGATAAAAGGGAGCGTCAGGGAGATAGACCTGGCCTGCAGGTACGGCGGCGAAGAGTTTGCGCTCGTCCTTCCGGAGACAGGCATAGAAGGGGCGAGGCTTGTGGCCGAGAGGATACGGAAAAAAGTCGCCGAGAAGGTATTCAGGGCGTATGACGAAAAATTGAACATAACGATAAGCATCGGTATAGCGGCTTATCCCGATGATTCCGTCGAGGTGGACGATCTGATAGAAAAAGCCGACGCGGCGCTCTATAGGGCGAAAAGAGCCGGCAAAAATGTTGTATATGAATATAAAAAAGAGTATAATAGTGAGAATTAA
- a CDS encoding nucleotide sugar dehydrogenase, with protein MFKGLEKKILSKKAKIGIIGLGYVGLPLAVVFAKGGFETYGIDIDKKRVDRLKRGESYILDVPASDVAKAQKSGKLTATADFSVIKKLDAVIICVPTPLNKTKEPDVSYIVSAVENIKRHMKRGQIVVLESTTYPGTTEEVMLPVLESKDFKEGKDFYLAFSPERIDPGNAKYKTENTPKIIGGISEESTRITKILYEQVIETIIPVSSCKVAEMVKLLENTFRIVNIGMVNELMLMCDKLGIDVWEVIEAARTKPYGFMPFYPGPGVGGHCIPVDPIYLSWKARGHGFEARFIDLASHVNSLMPHYVIEKVTSGLNDHKKALKGSNVFVMGVTYKKDIKDLRESPALEIIHILQQKGANVSYYDPYLPYLKMDDMDLKCVKFDKHTFENADCVVIITDHSSVDYKFMLKHSRLVVDTRNVLKNMKDRTKIVRL; from the coding sequence ATGTTCAAGGGACTTGAGAAGAAGATTCTAAGCAAAAAGGCGAAGATAGGCATAATAGGGCTCGGTTATGTAGGACTGCCGCTTGCCGTCGTCTTCGCTAAAGGCGGATTTGAGACATACGGTATAGATATAGATAAGAAGAGGGTGGACAGGCTGAAGAGGGGCGAGTCGTACATATTGGACGTGCCGGCCTCAGATGTCGCAAAGGCCCAGAAGAGCGGCAAGCTGACCGCGACCGCGGACTTCAGTGTCATTAAAAAGCTGGACGCCGTTATAATATGCGTCCCTACTCCGCTCAATAAGACGAAAGAGCCGGACGTCTCATACATAGTGTCGGCCGTCGAGAACATAAAACGCCATATGAAACGCGGCCAGATAGTCGTGCTGGAATCTACGACATATCCGGGCACTACCGAGGAGGTCATGCTGCCTGTCCTGGAGTCGAAAGACTTTAAGGAAGGAAAGGATTTTTATCTGGCGTTCTCGCCGGAAAGGATAGACCCGGGCAACGCCAAATATAAGACCGAGAATACCCCTAAGATAATCGGCGGCATATCCGAAGAATCTACGCGAATAACGAAGATATTGTATGAACAGGTGATAGAGACGATCATCCCTGTGTCGTCCTGCAAAGTTGCGGAGATGGTGAAACTGCTGGAGAACACGTTCAGGATAGTGAACATAGGAATGGTGAACGAGTTGATGCTCATGTGCGATAAGCTGGGAATCGATGTATGGGAGGTAATCGAGGCGGCCAGGACAAAGCCTTACGGTTTTATGCCCTTCTATCCCGGACCCGGCGTCGGCGGCCATTGTATTCCCGTGGATCCGATATATCTATCGTGGAAAGCCAGGGGGCATGGTTTTGAAGCCAGGTTCATAGACCTGGCGTCCCACGTGAATTCACTTATGCCGCATTATGTGATCGAAAAGGTAACAAGCGGGCTTAACGACCATAAAAAGGCGCTTAAAGGATCAAACGTTTTCGTGATGGGAGTTACCTATAAGAAAGACATAAAGGACCTTCGAGAGTCGCCGGCGCTGGAGATCATACATATTTTACAGCAGAAAGGCGCGAACGTTTCATATTACGATCCCTATCTTCCGTATTTGAAGATGGACGATATGGATCTGAAGTGCGTTAAATTCGATAAGCATACGTTTGAGAACGCGGATTGTGTCGTCATAATCACAGACCATTCGAGCGTGGATTACAAATTTATGCTTAAGCACTCGAGGCTCGTGGTAGACACGAGGAACGTATTGAAAAACATGAAAGACAGGACCAAGATAGTGAGGTTATGA